A single window of Cololabis saira isolate AMF1-May2022 chromosome 24, fColSai1.1, whole genome shotgun sequence DNA harbors:
- the acadl gene encoding long-chain specific acyl-CoA dehydrogenase, mitochondrial codes for MFAGKVFKSSLSGLRNVSVRGQVPSAATASQQQFSRPASSKRQETSTAKSLMDVGTRRFFNEDHDMFRQSVRRFFQEEVVPHHKEWEKAGQVSREVWEKAGEQGLLGVMIPEEHGGIGGDVFSAAITWEEQMYCNCSGPGFALHSDIAMPYVVKYGNKEQVQHFVPSMVAGKCISAIAMTEPGAGSDLQGVRTNAKKDGSDWILNGNKVFITNGWMADLVVVVAVTNREAKVAAHGISLFLVEDGMKGFQKGRKLDKIGLKAQDTAELFFEDVRLPASALLGELNKGFYYLMNELPQERLVIADMAIASCEFMFEETRNYVMQRKAFGKTIAHLQTVQHKLAELKTEICVGRAFVDNCLQLLAEKRLDPSTASMAKYWASDLQNKVATQCLQLHGGWGYMWEYPIAKAFVDSRIQPIYGGTNEIMKELIARGIVSQK; via the exons ATGTTTGCCGGTAAAGTCTTCAAATCGTCTCTTAGTGGACTAAGAAATGTGTCGGTACGAGGACAAGTGCCTTCTGCAGCAACTGCAAG TCAGCAGCAGTTCAGCCGGCCTGCGTCCTCAAAAAGACAGGAGACCTCCACCGCCAAGTCCCTGATGGACGTCGGGACCCGCCGTTTTTTTAACGAAGACCACGATATGTTCCGGCAGAGCGTCCGGCGGTTCTTTCAAGAGGAAGTGGTTCCACACCACAAAGA GTGGGAGAAGGCCGGTCAGGTGAGCAGGGAGGTGTGGGAGAAGGCCGGGGAGCAAGGCCTGCTGGGAGTGATGATCCCAGAAGAGCACGGGGGCATCGGAGGAGACGTCTTCTCAGCAGCTATCACCTGGGAAGAGCA AATGTACTGCAACTGCAGCGGCCCAGGGTTCGCCCTGCACTCAGACATCGCCATGCCCTACGTTGTCAAGTATGGCAACAAAGAGCAGGTTCAGCACTTCGTTCCCTCCATGGTTGCAGGGAAATGCATCAGTGCAATTGCCATGACAGAGCCGGGAGCAGGCAG CGATCTTCAGGGTGTGAGGACAAATGCCAAGAAGGATGGTAGTGATTGGATCCTCAATGGAAACAAG GTGTTCATCACAAACGGCTGGATGGCTGATTTGGTGGTGGTGGTCGCCGTGACGAACCGCGAGGCCAAGGTGGCAGCACACGGCATCAGCCTGTTCCTGGTGGAGGACGGCATGAAAGGCTTCCAGAAAGGGCGGAAGTTGGATAAGATCGGTCTTAAAGCACAG GACACAGCCGAGCTGTTCTTCGAGGACGTCCGCCTCCCGGCTAGTGCTCTCCTGGGTGAACTCAACAAAGGTTTCTACTACCTCATGAATGAGTTGCCACAG GAGCGTCTGGTGATTGCTGACATGGCCATAGCCAGCTGTGAGTTCATGTTTGAAGAAACGAGGAACTACGTAATGCAGCGGAAGGCTTTTGGTAAAACTATCGCTCACCTCCAG ACTGTGCAGCACAAACTGGCAGAGCTGAAGACTGAGATCTGCGTGGGCCGAGCGTTCGTAGACAACTGCCTTCAGCTGCTCGCTGAGAAGCGCCTGGACCCCTCCACGGCCTCCATGGCCAAGTATTG GGCCTCGGATCTGCAGAACAAGGTGGCCACTCAGTGCCTGCAGCTCCACGGGGGCTGGGGCTACATGTGGGAATACCCCATCGCCAA GGCGTTTGTGGACTCGCGTATTCAGCCGATCTACGGAGGAACCAACGAGATCATGAAGGAGCTCATCGCCCGCGGCATCGTCAGCCAGAAGTGA